A portion of the Pedobacter cryoconitis genome contains these proteins:
- a CDS encoding efflux transporter outer membrane subunit → MKKIYHSFLIPLVIVSGLWSSCKVTRPYSKPTISTAPAYRDAGLSDTTNMAALKWSAMFTDTVLNHLILQGLQANFNLKIAIERINEAKANLRRSKAAFLPEVNTNVSVKQSKLAYPQSFGIFDNATQYDFGITTAWEIDVWGKLSSAKRASLAELLASDAAKRAIQTQLIANIANYYYDLLTLDEQLAVTQKTALNRKADAEAIQLLFESSVLNGVAVVQSEANYYEADLAIPDIEQKIKETEHALSVLLARTPAKIERTSLQQQKLDYDLKPGIPAQLLANRPDVQQAEYVFRAAFERTNVAKTNFYPALTITAAGGFSSLTLKEWINSAGLFANIAGGLTQPLFNRGINKAKLTTAQSQQNQALYNFELSLLKASQEVSDALAVYQSAIQKAGKRQKQLTALTKALSFNKELLNYSKNTNYTDVLTAEQNLLTAELKGINDQSQKLHAVVNLYRALGGGWN, encoded by the coding sequence ATGAAAAAAATATATCACTCTTTCCTGATTCCCCTAGTGATCGTTTCGGGCTTATGGAGTTCTTGTAAGGTAACCAGGCCTTATAGCAAACCCACAATTTCTACTGCGCCGGCTTACCGTGATGCAGGTCTTTCAGATACAACAAATATGGCAGCTTTAAAGTGGTCAGCTATGTTCACTGATACCGTATTAAACCATTTAATCTTACAAGGTTTACAAGCGAATTTTAATTTGAAGATCGCGATTGAGCGGATCAATGAGGCCAAGGCAAATTTAAGAAGGAGCAAAGCTGCTTTTTTACCTGAGGTTAATACCAATGTTTCGGTGAAGCAATCCAAGCTTGCCTATCCGCAAAGCTTTGGAATTTTCGACAATGCTACGCAGTATGATTTTGGTATTACAACGGCCTGGGAAATTGATGTCTGGGGTAAATTAAGCAGTGCAAAACGGGCATCACTAGCAGAACTGCTGGCTTCTGATGCCGCTAAAAGAGCAATACAGACGCAACTGATAGCCAACATTGCCAATTACTATTATGATTTGCTAACGCTGGACGAACAATTAGCTGTGACACAAAAAACGGCCTTAAACAGAAAAGCTGATGCAGAAGCCATTCAACTTCTTTTTGAAAGCTCTGTATTAAATGGAGTCGCAGTGGTACAAAGTGAAGCCAATTATTATGAGGCAGATCTGGCTATTCCTGATATCGAGCAAAAAATCAAAGAAACAGAACATGCTTTAAGCGTTTTACTGGCCAGAACACCCGCGAAAATTGAAAGGACATCTTTGCAGCAGCAAAAACTGGATTATGATTTAAAGCCCGGCATTCCTGCTCAGTTGTTAGCGAACAGACCTGATGTACAACAGGCAGAGTATGTTTTCAGAGCCGCATTTGAGCGCACCAACGTGGCAAAAACCAATTTCTATCCTGCTTTAACCATTACCGCAGCAGGAGGTTTTTCCAGCCTTACCCTTAAGGAGTGGATTAATAGTGCTGGTTTATTTGCAAATATTGCTGGTGGCCTTACCCAACCTCTTTTCAACAGAGGTATCAATAAGGCGAAGTTAACAACTGCACAATCTCAGCAAAATCAGGCGCTGTATAATTTTGAATTATCTCTTTTAAAAGCAAGTCAAGAGGTATCCGATGCATTAGCTGTTTACCAGTCTGCCATACAAAAAGCTGGTAAGCGGCAAAAACAGTTAACCGCTTTAACGAAAGCGTTATCCTTTAATAAGGAACTGCTGAATTACAGTAAAAATACAAATTATACAGATGTTCTCACTGCTGAACAGAATCTGCTGACTGCAGAACTCAAAGGCATCAATGATCAGAGTCAGAAACTACATGCGGTGGTCAATTTATACCGCGCTTTAGGTGGTGGGTGGAATTAG